One region of Peromyscus eremicus chromosome 4, PerEre_H2_v1, whole genome shotgun sequence genomic DNA includes:
- the Nfs1 gene encoding cysteine desulfurase, whose product MVGSTAGSMLRAAWRRAALAATAAARPRFTAPTRGLRLRVADNALHSAVPSEAVLRPLYMDVQATTPLDPRVLDAMLPYLVNYYGNPHSRTHAYGWESEAAMEHARQQVAALIGADPREIIFTSGATESNNIAIKGVARFYRSRKKHVVTTQTEHKCVLDSCRSLEAEGFRVTYLPVQKSGIIDLKELEAAIQPDTSLVSVMTVNNEIGVKQPIAEIGQICSSRKVYFHTDAAQAVGKIPLDVNDMKIDLMSISGHKLYGPKGVGAIYIRRRPRVRVEALQSGGGQERGMRSGTVPTPLVVGLGAACELAQQEMEYDHKRISKLAERLIQKIMSSLPDVVMNGDPQQHYPGCINLSFAYVEGESLLMALKDVALSSGSACTSASLEPSYVLRAIGTDEDLAHSSIRFGIGRFTTEQEVDYTVEKCIHHVKRLREMSPLWEMVQDGIDLKSIKWTQH is encoded by the exons ATGGTGGGCTCTACGGCTGGGAGCATGCTGCGAGCCGCTTGGAGGCGGGCGGCATTGGCTGCTACCGCTGCAGCCCGGCCGAGGTTCACGGCGCCCACCCGGGGATTGCGCCTGCGCG TTGCAGATAATGCTCTCCATTCGGCTGTTCCCTCAGAGGCGGTGCTACGACCTCTCTACATGGATGTGCAGGCTACAACTCCTCTG GATCCCAGGGTGCTTGATGCCATGCTGCCGTACCTTGTGAACTACTATGGGAACCCACATTCTCGGACTCATGCATATGGCTGGGAGAGTGAGGCAGCCATGGAGCATGCTCGCCAG CAAGTAGCAGCTCTGATTGGAGCTGATCCTCGAGAGATCATTTTCACAAGTGGAGCTACTGAGTCCAACAACATAGCCATTAAG GGAGTGGCCAGGTTCTACAGGTCACGGAAAAAGCACGTGGTCACCACCCAGACTGAACACAAGTGTGTGCTGGACTCCTGCCGCTCACTGGAGGCTGAGGGTTTTCGGGTCACCTACCTCCCAGTGCAGAAGAGTGGGATCATTGACTTAAAG GAACTAGAGGCTGCCATCCAGCCAGATACCAGTCTGGTATCAGTTATGACTGTGAACAATGAGATTGGTGTCAAGCAGCCCATTGCAGAAATAG GGCAGATTTGCAGTTCCAGAAAGGTGTATTTCCATACTGATGCAGCCCAAGCTGTTGGGAAAATCCCACTTGATGTCAATGACATGAAAATTGATCTCATGAGCATCAGCGGTCACAAACTCTATGGTCCTAAAG GGGTTGGTGCTATCTATATCCGCCGCAGGCCCCGGGTGCGTGTGGAGGCCCTACAGAGTGGAGGTGGGCAGGAGCGGGGTATGCGGTCGGGGACAGTGCCCACACCCTTGGTGGTGGGGCTGGGAGCGGCATGTGAGTTGGCACAGCAGGAGATGGAG TACGACCATAAGCGGATCTCCAAGTTAGCAGAACGGCTGATACAGAAGATAATGAGCAGCCTTCCAGATGTGGTGATGAATGGAGACCCCCAACAGCACTATCCTG gCTGTATCAACCTCTCCTTTGCTTATGTGGAAGGGGAGAGTCTGCTGATGGCACTCAAGGATGTCGCCTTGTCCTCAGGGAG TGCCTGCACTTCTGCATCACTGGAGCCCTCTTACGTCCTCAGAGCAATCGGTACTGATGAGGATTTAGCACACTCTTCTATCAG GTTTGGCATTGGCCGCTTCACTACGGAACAGGAAGTAGACTACACTGTGGAGAAATGCATTCATCACGTGAAACGCCTCCGAGAAATGAG TCCCCTCTGGGAGATGGTGCAGGATGGCATTGACCTCAAGAGCATCAAGTGGACCCAACATTAG
- the Romo1 gene encoding reactive oxygen species modulator 1, whose protein sequence is MPVAVGPYGQSQPSCFDRVKMGFVMGCAVGMAAGALFGTFSCLRIGMRGRELMGGIGKTMMQSGGTFGTFMAIGMGIRC, encoded by the exons ATGCCGGTGGCCGTGGGTCCCTACGGGCAGTCCCAGCCCAGCTGCTTCGACCGTGTGAAGATGGGCTTTGTCATGGGTTGCGCCGTGGGCATGGCGGCCGGGGCGCTGTTCGGCACCTTCTCCTGTCTCAG GATCGGAATGCGAGGTCGAGAGCTGATGGGTGGCATTGGGAAAACCATGATGCAGAGTGGCGGCACCTTTGGTACATTCATGGCCATTGGAATGGGCATACGATGCTAA